Proteins from a single region of Methanobrevibacter oralis:
- a CDS encoding methanogenesis marker 16 metalloprotein, with the protein MIERSISQINKRIDDGEANIYTVDEFKKLIKNDDAPSFDEVDVVTCGTCGVMSGTAAILNFTVSKPGEFIRASEVFLNGIPAYAGPCPNEWLGEVDVILHGTSHSIHDPHYGGGFLLKDLLEGGEIDVVVESIDKKRIETTITMDNVGRGQIIGSRMAFKNYTAFTNPGREEVSSIFAAIPLGGNLSALTFSGCGDLNPLQNDIPHNAIKSGCKVLVNGAEGYVLGDGTRSSVEKPNLMLSANFMEMDPYYIGGFKTGQGGEIYDTVAIPIPVLNEEIYNNLFILDKDIDLPVADIKGRHLPLAQTNYNAMWEGHDLRPLFNRTKCENCEKCRVEEVCPTNAFRNKRLLQNYCFGCGMCSHFCLNDAFKMNTGSVELEINGKTKDIPIICRQSDRLRANKLSRQLKKSIENKEFKL; encoded by the coding sequence GATGAAGTTGATGTTGTAACTTGTGGTACTTGTGGAGTTATGAGTGGAACAGCAGCTATTTTAAATTTTACAGTTTCTAAGCCTGGTGAGTTTATAAGAGCTAGTGAAGTATTTTTAAATGGTATTCCAGCTTATGCAGGGCCTTGTCCTAATGAGTGGTTAGGTGAAGTTGATGTAATTTTACATGGAACTTCCCATTCAATTCATGATCCTCATTATGGTGGTGGTTTTTTATTAAAAGACCTACTTGAAGGTGGTGAAATTGATGTTGTTGTTGAAAGTATTGATAAAAAGAGAATAGAAACAACTATAACCATGGATAATGTTGGAAGAGGTCAAATTATTGGTTCCCGTATGGCATTTAAAAATTATACTGCTTTTACTAATCCGGGTCGTGAAGAGGTTTCCTCAATTTTTGCTGCAATTCCTTTAGGTGGTAATCTTTCTGCTTTAACATTTTCAGGTTGTGGTGATTTAAACCCACTTCAAAATGATATTCCTCATAATGCAATTAAATCAGGTTGTAAAGTTTTAGTTAATGGTGCGGAAGGTTATGTTTTAGGTGATGGTACAAGATCATCGGTTGAAAAACCTAATTTGATGTTGTCTGCAAACTTCATGGAAATGGATCCATATTATATTGGTGGATTTAAAACAGGTCAAGGTGGTGAAATTTATGATACTGTAGCTATACCAATTCCTGTATTAAATGAAGAAATTTATAATAACTTGTTTATTTTGGATAAAGATATTGATTTACCAGTAGCTGATATAAAAGGTCGCCATTTACCATTAGCTCAAACTAATTATAATGCAATGTGGGAAGGTCATGATTTAAGACCATTATTTAATAGGACAAAATGTGAAAATTGTGAAAAGTGTAGGGTAGAAGAAGTTTGTCCAACAAATGCATTTAGAAATAAACGACTACTTCAAAATTATTGCTTTGGTTGTGGAATGTGTTCTCATTTTTGTTTAAATGATGCATTTAAAATGAATACAGGTTCAGTTGAGCTAGAAATTAATGGAAAAACCAAAGATATTCCAATTATTTGTAGACAATCTGATAGGCTAAGGGCAAATAAACTGTCTAGACAACTTAAAAAATCAATAGAAAATAAAGAATTTAAATTATAA
- the hdrC gene encoding ferredoxin:CoB-CoM heterodisulfide reductase subunit HdrC produces MSKQRIEDAPINFAEEIIADVKNTKDGAVLKCVQCGLCTSTCPAARHSKYSPREIMERVLDGDESILKEDYIWNCFYCYTCHSVCPVGNSVCEVNQILKQKAIKHGIGQDKLYEYLGFADSYFNAAIGAIPEIFFEDISHDVEGWWEFRQNLGEIREELNLSPPLMPPKEVIDEVSLILTITGFKNKIEKIRKSQEKEV; encoded by the coding sequence ATGTCTAAACAAAGAATCGAGGATGCTCCTATTAATTTTGCAGAAGAGATAATTGCTGATGTAAAAAACACCAAAGATGGAGCTGTTTTAAAATGTGTACAATGTGGGTTATGTACTTCAACATGTCCTGCAGCTCGCCATAGTAAATATAGTCCACGTGAAATCATGGAAAGAGTTTTAGATGGTGATGAGTCCATTTTAAAAGAAGATTATATTTGGAATTGTTTTTATTGTTATACTTGTCATAGTGTGTGTCCAGTTGGAAATAGTGTTTGTGAAGTAAATCAAATTCTAAAACAAAAAGCAATAAAACATGGAATTGGTCAAGATAAACTTTATGAATATCTAGGTTTTGCAGATAGCTATTTTAATGCAGCTATTGGAGCTATTCCTGAAATATTTTTTGAGGATATTTCTCATGATGTTGAAGGATGGTGGGAATTTAGACAAAATTTGGGAGAAATCAGAGAAGAATTAAATTTAAGTCCGCCTTTAATGCCACCTAAAGAAGTTATTGACGAAGTAAGTTTAATTTTAACAATTACTGGTTTTAAAAATAAAATTGAAAAAATTAGAAAATCTCAAGAAAAGGAGGTTTAA